The sequence below is a genomic window from Cicer arietinum cultivar CDC Frontier isolate Library 1 chromosome 6, Cicar.CDCFrontier_v2.0, whole genome shotgun sequence.
TTCAAATTccaaatattttcattataaatGCATGCGAGTAACTATACATGTAATCGTGTAGTCTGCTTTTCGGAAATAAACTTGGGCAGAAGTTTGGATCAGTCATCTAACTAGATTTTGACAATCTTGAATAATGTATTAGAAAAGGTTGTGATATCCTTTGTACACACACTTTGCAAATAAAATGTTGTTTTCTATAATTTACAAGATTTGTGCCTCATTATCTTATAATACAagcaaacttaaaattttaaacattttcgCTTGTCAGCATGTATAATATGTGATGACTGAACCTTGCTATATAATCAGCACTTAACTCCACCAACTTGcttcatttgatttttaaacAGAAGTAAAATCTATTTATTCACACCATCTGAAAGTTCAAATTGCTTCTCACACAATCTATCTTCAATATCAAAAAACAAATGTATTGCTTTCCACACAACATTTACAGAACAGACCATcacaaataaaatcataaacatgAAGAACACAAGAAATGttcattatttaaaagaaaatcaatgGAATATAGTTGGCATTCGGCAATCTACTTCAAATATACTACTTGCCTATCAATTCAGGTCTGCTCTGTTCAGAGCCAATTCCTCTTTAATCACAAAAATCACAAGCTGATACCGGCCGAAGTTATTGTGCCTCAGTAGGATAATCCAATTTACTCTACCAGCACagtcaaacaaaaatataacaataaaaaaatagaaagcgaAAATTACCAGGAGAAAACAAAGCAGACCAGTGCCACAGTCCAATTGGAATCAGGGACCCGCACACTTCTTCTGCAACAAATGCAGCCAGTTgaaatatttatgataatttgaGATATCATAAGGGTCAGCGCCGCAGTTAAACCAAGTGGTAAAGCCGGACTTCGAGGATACGTGCACTGATTTGGTGAAATAAACTGAATTTGAGAAGCCTGAAGAAGTTACAAAGTAATTGTAATAGTTAATATATCATCTTTCATTCATAATGAATGTTGAACATAAAATGTTAAAGCACAAAATACACTAAACAAAGAACAGAAGGTACCGAGCCTTCAAGAGGTTTTTTAACCAACACTGGAATAATATATTACTAAATTCTAATCAGTATAACATTTTATGTGAAcgacatattattattattattactttttccTTTCACTCCCTCCAAAAGATTGATGTAAAATTCATTGTATCTAACTTGGTGCTCAGTATCAGATTCATTCAGACCCTATTAATTCCAAAAttgggaaaaagaaaagaacatTCAACAAAATAGTTAagattaaagacaaaaatgaaagaaaaaaaaaattaaaactttacttggtaagattaaaatttatagtcAAAAAAGTTTTAATCTGATTGACTCAACAAAAAAGATTTTTACCAGGATAAAGCAGTCAACTTTTTAACTACTAGTAGATGTAGCCAAATTCCTTAGagtaaataatcaaataaaagttcTTAAGTCCTAACTCAACAGAATGCCGAAATTGTTAGGTTGAACATCATGTGTTGGGTTCAAACTCAGAGATATCGCACTTGTGTGTGAGTTTCTGGTGGTATTTTCTATCCCGTCTACATACAACAACGAACAACAAGTAAAAGGGAAAACTTAATGAACAATTCATGAATTGTAATGTACAGTATAGGTAAAGCAAAATCATAAAAGATAAACAGTGAAATCAGCTACAAGAAATGGGGGGATCAATGAAATTTCTCAATTTAAAGactatatatttgaaaattttgcaCATGATCCGAAATTATACTTTAAGTGTACCCTTTACTATGTATCAACCAAAACTACTAAACCTAACATTCAGAGATAAATAAATCACAAGAACTAAGCAAAAGATTAAAACTttacttgatggtttttctgggCAACCAAggtatgaaaataaattttaaaaaaaaaaaaaaaaaaacagaaaccTTAATCCTTGTAGCTTCAGCAGCAAAGCTGGTTACAGCAGACAAGAGCCCTAAGAAGCCCACAAAGCAGCAAACAACCATAACTTTTCTctccattttctcttttgatcTGTGTGtgttgtgtttgtgtttttgaGAGTCTCTTTCAGTGAGTCAGTGTTATGGAGAATAAAAGTTGGTGTGAATAGTGTGGCCAGGGAATGTGGTCCTGTCTCGACTCAAATAGCTCCAAAATCTTAAATATGATTCATTcataaattagttaataataCTTATCAGAATAAAATAATGCGGAAATAGTAGTTAATAAATACTTGTTTATTGTTgagtaaaaagaaaaacttgTTTCTTGCTTTTTTGAGCAAAAAcgctttcttttttttaatttattatattaaatatataaacgaATACGACAAATAACTGATTATTTATTGTTATGCTGTATTTCTAAATATTGAAAAGACGTGGTTAACTAGTCCATCGGTCTATTTAATTCACTTTTTGcgagagaaaaataattaaaaaatagatttttttttttataaattgaattttgagaTTTCGTCGGAGAGTGTctcaagatttaaagaaattgaactTTGAATCAATCTTCATTggtgaaaaaaatgaaaacgatTTTATTTGTCTCtatttagtttgattttataaaattttaattaaactaaattagtTCTCAAGATATGAActaaactaaattaataaaaatcgtGTTAGTTTGATTTGGTTTGAATTAGTTCAATCTaattgacatttaaaaaaaaattattttataaaagactaaagaaaaaaaacttgtcaaaacacaattaattttttataatattattattaaaattagtacataaattataataaaaaaatatatgtgatGATTAAAAATACATGAATAtccctataaaaaaattatatgaatacAACATATTTTATAGCACTATTAATGTAgtgtgaaataaaaatattaaatacagtgggtttttttttaaaatatagtcaatattaataattagttgtTAAATTTGTTAAAGTAGTTAAATTTGTGATCTCTTTGTCATTCCAGCTCCCTCAAATCACTTTATGACTCCCTTAATAAATATAGTGGTTTAGTTTGAATATAGTGATGATCAATTTTGAATGGAGCAAAACTATTATCCAAATCAATAGATGTCTAGTTTGATTGACTTTAGTTTGAATCCAAACATGAAAAATCGAAccaatttaatttgtttggatTGGATCTTCAAAGTTCATCGACTCATTAATTTGATTCTTACACCTCTAGTTTTATcttgtaataaattaatttaggaGTTATTCGTGAGTTGTTTAAGTTTAACTCATTCGAACTTTAATCaaacttgtttttttaaatagacaAACAAGTCAAATATAAGATTaaacttgattatcacataaatcaaaattattagattaaaaactatttatatctataaattttaatattaatcgataatcattttttatgccatcaaaatatattaaatttaatattacaatCACATTATTGACATTAATATTAATCCAAGACACGGGGTCTCCTCATGAACATTAGCTTTCCTAGTATGTCTAACATGGTCCTTGTTTGACAATTAAGAtgcattaattaaattgatGACTTTATAAGAGTGAATTTATCCCGCTTTGTTTCCAATGACGTTTCCTTGGATGGCATCGCAGCAACAACAACCTTTGAATCCACGTTAATTTCCACAGCCCCATACATTCCCAAACACTATAATTGGCGATAAAGCATTGCAAaaattaaatccaaaatttGTGTGCGCAGCATCTCACCATTTACGTCAATGTGTTTTTTAAGAACATTTGAAAGGATTTATTTAAAGTTGCCTTATGATATCTGAAAagctaaaataaaatgttataatcTCGTTTCTATAACATGCTgagataatttataaaaacataataacagtttatattaaatttatgcTGAGAATATTCTTATGAGTTTTGGTCAAGTACAAATAAACATGAATTCAGTGTTTATATTATTGAATAACGTGAACTCAAATTGTTTACTCAAACATCCATTCGACTCAAACAAGAACTCGATTTTCTTTCTCTATAAAAATAACACCAACTTCAATTCTAATGTCAACAACTCAACAAGCCTAGCAACAAAGGGACAAATAACCTACAAGCAGCCTCGCATGAAAAATAACACCAACTTCAATTCGATTGTTAAATCATATATAATCATTATACCTTCATCGATGAGATATTCagttaatttataatttctataaaattttataaatgatttcCATTCATAGATTGAGTTGGATAATTtcacaacataaaaaaaaaaagtggtgtAAGTGAAATTTGGATTCCTTGCAATAGACATCTAACATATCACACACACagtcactctctctctctctcacacacacacactaatgcatattatatatatactatatgGCCATATAGAGAATTGAATAAAGAAAATTAGtacaatcaaaattataaacagTCCAGTAGTCCCACGCTTGAAAGAAGACGGGTAAGAAGCAGGGTAGAATAAAAAAGCGCAAAGATATATGCTGGATGTAATAGGCTCAACTCAAATGCCTGAATTACATGAAATTCTGCTCTACTTTTAAGAGATATATATGCGGTGtttatcacataacatttatagCATCCAAATAACAGGCAAGCACAAGTCTGTCAATAAGCAAGTTCCTTGGACCCTTTACTTTTAATGAACAACCAGAAGCTTCAATGAAATACTCATTCTTAGTACTAGAATAACagtaaaatttgattatataaTACTTGGGTACACTGGTCCCTTAGAGAGACCAAGGCGAACTTCCATTCCATGATGCATGTCCAATGGCCGCAAAGTCTCTGATTCATGGGGGTCTGCATGCAACATTAACAACATTGAGAGAGAGGTACCAACAACAACAAAGTACCATTTGCCAATGAACCCATCCATCCATACATAATTCCTTATCATGGATCCTAATTCCTGACAGAACCAATCCAATAGCTAAAACTCTTGACATATTGTGAGTAAGGTGGACTAATAATAACTTCGGTAGTGTtgtgaaattcatattgcatACTTAAAATACTAAAACTAGTGGATACAAATTATGCATCTATCTTATAAAAACatgttaaaattataattataatgctaataaaatcataacacagcaaaatatcaatatcaatgcAAATTCACAATATGTCTGAAtcagttttgaaaattttagtaTAGATTACTCTGTAAGATCCCAGAACCATCATTAATAATTCAAAGTGTCAATTAAGTCCATGCAACCTTTATAATCATCTCAAAACAAACGGAATCTAATTGCAGGTGCCCCATCATAATCACAACAAAGCTCAATAAACATTGATCTACACAACTACAATCATCTCAAAACAAAAAGGAACCTAATTACATATACCTAAAAACATCTTATTCCGATTAATATAATCCATATCtaaaaaagtttaatataaTGTTTAAAGGTTTACAGCATAAGTTCTTTCCAAAGCTTAgttatgcataaaaaaaaaatccaaaagaCCAAAAAAGTTAAACCAACCAGAAAAACAATTCATGACATAAGAAATCCAACTATATCATGCAGGTACTACTAATAATAGAGTTCATGTCAGATGTTAATGAAGCTTAATTATAATATCTCATTTTCATTCAGTGAATGAAGCATAATAACTTGATAATTAACAGTAATGATTTCATGTTAATGAAGTATAATTCTAATATAACATGCAGGgaacacaaaaacaaaaaatgaaagaaaaatcatATCACCATTTAGGAAATCCTCAAAACCAAAGTGATCAAGACTTCCTGTTACAGACTCCAAACCCAGCATTGAAGAAGGAATTACTCCAGGAGGTCTCTGGAACCTACAAGCAACAATGGTACAAGATCAAATTAAGATCACTCtccctttttaataaaaatattttaaccaatttttttctacaacaaaaaataacacCAGATCTCCACCAAGAGTTAAATCTCTGCACACCCAATCACATAAGGCAGCCAACCAACACGACAATGTTAGTTAATCACATCCTTACATCAATAGTTGTTCTGGCATTCACACACCAACACACTTTTAGTGTACATTCTTATTCCATTGTCCTATGTCCCTAACCTATTATATGAACTGTGGCAAAACTTTCTACTATACAAATTTAAACACTCACTACCTACTAATAAAAATAAGGCTTCATCATGTCACGTTATCACTGAAATTAATAGTTACCTGACTTTGGGATCATTCAATGAATTTAGACTCgtataataaataagtaaaattccAAATAGTTGCACGTACCGAGAAAGAATTTGCCTGTCAAGTTCCTCCTTGAGTGGAAAAGCAGCTCCATACAAGTTCACTTTGCATTGCCTCTTCATAGCTTCTTCCGCCCCCTTTACCTAACAATAACacccaaaagaaaaaagaacacACAGTACACTTCAAAAACCGAACTCAGACATAAACATAATATTCTGTAAAATTAGACGGGAATTTAGGTTTTCTTCAGTCATTTTTTtccaaaaccctaattaaaaGGGAGAACAGCTAACAGCAGAAATTAGATGAAAGCAGTTGAAAAAACAATGATTAGATCGGATAAAGGTAAAGGCAGAATGAttaaaacatgaaattgagagagagagattacGGATTGGAGGGATGATTCGAGAGGGTGAGAACCGACGATGTCGCTTTTGACTCCGTGGAGTCCGAAGCGAAGCGCATCGTTTTGGAGACCACCGATTTGGTGTGCAATGGTTTTAGATGTATCCTCCatcttttctttgttttgttttcgatcttctcttctcttctcttcttctGTTTTGTTTCAGTATCAAGTTTCAACAGTCAAAACCCAATATTGCAGAAACATCATTTTATACACGCTTAAAAGATTTCTTTCTTATTAcgttattaattaattcattactTAATTCActgctaataataataactacaaACTAAATTACTCTTTTTTAGGTATTATTCTTAGGTTTCACTttaatctattaatttttttttagtcccTTAAATTACCAATATTAGTTCTTAAACACTTTGCTCTATTATgttgttatttttgttatgtCTTATtccttttagttttttaatttataatcgTTTAAATTTCAATGTTATACACtattataaatgatatatatctataatttaagatactaaagtgtttaatatttataattttaaaaaactaaaattgaatgaaaaaaatttaaatgatcaaaatttatcACGTTTGTAATTTAAGAGactaaaataaatgtataaaatttaagagatccaagtaaaaattaaaaataacttaaaaaatcaaaaatataagctagcttaataataatattacaatATTTCTACTAGATGAGTTTgctcataaaatatattatacaatCCCATTAAAAACTTATGGATTGGATTGGATTTATACATTTTTTGAATATAATTGGAACCAAACTACAAACTAGATATACCGAGTTGGTTTGAGTTGAATTGACTAGGTAATTATGTTTTATTACAACAATTAAAAATCTAGTTTTGTTGAAATTTATTGTATATTTGGTTTGCAAAAGAAAGTGAAAGGAGAGAAAATTAGAAGAAAGAAAGTAAAATTAGAGTGAAAAGTGAGATGATTTAGTAGttgtttaaaaaaagtaaaaaaataaaaataaaaattaataaaatataaaaaccaaATTAAGAAACGACACGAATatctttaaacaaaaattttacatagtaaaaagaataaaaaataatattaactctaattaaaaaaataaagaaaataaaaaatataaccaatGAAACAATAACACTTGAACccacattaaattttatttttttaaatagttattattatgttcGAATTATTGaaagaatatttttatatcaaGTAAAGGGTATAGCTGTCTTTTAAGGTAATATTTGAGTATGCGTGGTAACGGAACAGTGTGGATGTGCGAAGGCGAATTTTGTTTCCTCCACCTTAACACCTGACTAATCGGAGAAAATTTATATTCGTCTCCATTTTATAGCGTGTGTGAAACTTAGACCCCATTCTCACCTGCAATTGAGTTCGGATTTATTCACCCGTACACGCAcctattcatatatataaaattataaatttaaaaattatattaattataattaatataataaaataattattattagacaataataaatttaaaaaatattttctataaatataagattataatttataatatttaaaaaaatattaagtatattgaatatatatatatatatatatatatatatatatatatataatataatttaaaaattacaacaatattAATGCTAAACAGTACAAAATATATTCACATCCACACtcaattaaaatagattttctCCACTTAAATTAAGCAGATACATGTGAAGACACGCCTCTGCAAGTTATGATGTTATGCTTATATTTGTGGCTCAATTATGTTTTCTTTCCAATCAGAAGTGAATTGAACTTTTGTGTGGCATCCAACAAAAAGCCGTCTTTCCTCCCTTCGTTTAGACAGAACCAAACTATGGAGTGATCTCCATTTGTGCACTTTCTCTTCTTCTACCATCAATCCTTCATCTTCCTCTAAAACCAAAAAGACTATTAGTTTTCTCCATAACATTTGTGAAATGATATTTCAAGAAAGTcccaaatataaattaaaacaataaattaaaacacATGAATAAGAAAAGAAATCAAGTTACAATATACAAAAGGGTCATGCTAACACAAGTCAGAGCATCTTCGTGAACTCAACAtgaattcattaaataaagtTCAATGTGTCATGTCATTTTGAAGGAATTCATTAACATGAATTCATTTAGGGGTGGAC
It includes:
- the LOC101495574 gene encoding cyclin-B1-2-like isoform X1, giving the protein MEDTSKTIAHQIGGLQNDALRFGLHGVKSDIVGSHPLESSLQSVKGAEEAMKRQCKVNLYGAAFPLKEELDRQILSRFQRPPGVIPSSMLGLESVTGSLDHFGFEDFLNGIRIHDKELCMDGWVHWQMVLCCCWYLSLNVVNVACRPP
- the LOC101495574 gene encoding cyclin-B1-2-like isoform X2; the encoded protein is MEDTSKTIAHQIGGLQNDALRFGLHGVKSDIVGSHPLESSLQSVKGAEEAMKRQCKVNLYGAAFPLKEELDRQILSRFQRPPGVIPSSMLGLESVTGSLDHFGFEDFLNDPHESETLRPLDMHHGMEVRLGLSKGPVYPSII